From Paenibacillus sp. PK3_47, the proteins below share one genomic window:
- a CDS encoding AraC family transcriptional regulator has translation MNNVSSPNPKFHIADNRFNIQHMKRKGVTAMPRPHSHALTELYYLTEGERVYFVDDRVVTVHKGELILIPGSELHATASSEIAEFERILINYDPDLLPLSLKSEALWFHIRRYRLFRLTLREQDEAESLLNRMLEECRLQRPYYETAVVTLFTELMILLQRSGNTSQTGGTKHPLHHLVTDVAAYIRGHYREALTLEETAGHFFISPSYLSRVFHRLTGFHFREYIVHIRVREAERMLAGSAAKIQEIASAVGFEHLSHFNKTFKKSTGRTPLQYRKEAKNKPLPEIRE, from the coding sequence ATGAACAATGTAAGCAGTCCCAATCCCAAATTCCATATTGCCGATAACCGGTTCAATATCCAGCACATGAAGCGTAAAGGGGTCACGGCCATGCCGCGCCCCCACAGCCATGCGCTCACCGAGCTGTATTACCTCACGGAAGGGGAGCGTGTCTATTTTGTCGATGACCGGGTGGTGACGGTCCACAAGGGCGAGCTCATTCTGATTCCCGGAAGCGAGCTGCATGCTACAGCAAGTTCCGAGATCGCCGAGTTCGAGCGGATCCTGATTAATTATGACCCTGATCTGCTACCGCTATCGTTAAAAAGTGAAGCCCTGTGGTTCCATATCCGCAGATACCGCCTGTTCCGGCTTACGCTGCGTGAGCAGGATGAGGCGGAAAGCCTGCTGAACCGGATGCTGGAGGAATGCCGCCTGCAGAGGCCTTATTACGAAACCGCCGTCGTCACACTGTTCACTGAGCTGATGATTCTGCTGCAGCGGTCCGGGAACACCTCGCAGACCGGCGGAACGAAGCACCCGCTTCATCATCTGGTGACAGATGTGGCCGCTTATATCCGCGGTCATTACCGCGAAGCGCTGACGCTGGAAGAGACCGCCGGGCACTTCTTCATCAGCCCTTCCTATTTGAGCCGTGTCTTTCACCGGCTTACAGGGTTTCATTTCCGCGAGTACATCGTACACATCCGGGTCAGGGAGGCAGAACGGATGCTGGCCGGATCTGCAGCCAAGATCCAGGAGATCGCCTCTGCAGTCGGGTTCGAGCACCTCTCCCATTTCAACAAAACCTTCAAGAAATCAACCGGCCGGACGCCGCTCCAATACCGAAAAGAAGCCAAAAACAAACCACTGCCCGAGATCAGGGAGTAA
- a CDS encoding alpha/beta hydrolase family protein gives MGSLEKYMQQLTAAAPHSAAYQEGMPHAQWRDKLAAGLTERLGGFPDSRAELQPVLLERVECSGYTRERIEITTYEGLRMPLYLLVPAQPAASPRPAVLAIHGHGYGSREITGLMPDGSDREDEPGLHKDFAVSLVKQGFVVAAPELLGFGDRRLQEDLASGEPGRNSCFRLSSALLMAGQTMAGYRIYETMRALDYLQSREEVHGGRIGIMGISGGGLVAGFTAALDERIACAVVSGYANTFADSILTRNHCLDNYIPGILLESEMPDLLGLIAPRGLFLESGDADHLFGPEGARKALARLQLIYSAAGSGGNVEADFFTGGHEIHGDPAFAWLRQQLGADVLT, from the coding sequence ATGGGATCACTGGAAAAGTATATGCAGCAGTTAACAGCCGCTGCGCCGCACAGCGCTGCTTATCAGGAAGGAATGCCGCATGCACAGTGGAGGGATAAGCTGGCGGCTGGCTTGACGGAGCGGCTGGGCGGCTTCCCGGACAGCCGGGCTGAGCTTCAGCCGGTGCTGCTGGAGCGGGTGGAATGCTCCGGCTATACAAGAGAGCGGATAGAAATTACGACCTATGAGGGGCTGCGCATGCCGCTTTATTTGCTGGTTCCTGCACAGCCGGCGGCTTCTCCCCGGCCGGCTGTTCTTGCCATTCACGGGCATGGCTACGGCAGCAGAGAGATCACCGGCCTTATGCCGGACGGCTCGGACCGGGAGGATGAACCGGGACTGCATAAGGATTTTGCGGTCTCGCTGGTGAAGCAGGGCTTCGTGGTTGCGGCACCGGAGCTGCTCGGTTTCGGCGACCGGCGGCTGCAGGAGGATCTGGCCAGCGGAGAGCCCGGCCGCAACTCCTGCTTCCGTCTGTCCTCGGCGCTGCTGATGGCTGGTCAGACGATGGCCGGCTACCGCATCTACGAAACGATGCGGGCGCTCGATTATTTGCAGTCCCGGGAAGAGGTGCACGGCGGACGCATCGGCATCATGGGCATTTCCGGAGGCGGCCTGGTGGCCGGCTTCACGGCTGCGCTTGATGAACGGATTGCCTGTGCCGTAGTAAGCGGCTATGCCAATACCTTCGCAGACAGCATTCTGACCCGCAACCACTGCCTGGATAACTACATTCCCGGTATTCTGCTGGAATCAGAAATGCCCGACCTGCTGGGCCTCATTGCCCCGCGCGGTTTGTTTCTGGAGTCCGGGGACGCCGATCATCTCTTTGGCCCGGAGGGAGCAAGAAAGGCGCTGGCCAGACTCCAGCTGATCTACAGTGCAGCAGGCTCCGGCGGCAATGTAGAGGCGGATTTCTTCACCGGAGGCCATGAGATTCACGGGGATCCGGCATTTGCCTGGCTGCGGCAGCAGCTTGGCGCTGATGTATTGACATAG
- a CDS encoding glycoside hydrolase family 43 protein: MRTFRNPVLPGFYPDPSAIRVGEDYYLVTSSFEFFPGVPIFHSKDMVNWRQLGHVLDRPSQLNLDNTIPSMGIWAPTIRYHEGVFYMITTYVDNDKNQHNFYVTATDPAGDWSDPVWLEDAPGIDPSLFFDEDGKVYYTGNRVPPEGQDYPKHMDIWLQEIDLAEGKLVGPKLSIWQGALKVGHAQEGPHLYKIGDWYYVLIAEGGTGHTHAITIARSKQVTGPYEGHKANPILTHRHLGRSYPIVNVGHGELIETQHGEWWMFCLASRTCGGYYRNLGRETFLAPVAWENEWPVVNPGKGVLEFESKAPDLPETVWPQPSSRDDFDGGELEQIWNFLRTPRGEFWSLSAKPGFLRLNLKAERLTEIANPSFVGRRQQHLSFRAAADLTFKPAAEGEVAGLALIQNADHHFRYELGLTDGELQLQLTERRGGSEQQLASVPYEGDRLQLKVEARGQDYSFYYRASGNDKWSLLCGQADGRVLSTDLAGGFTGAYLGMYASSQGAASTSYADFDWFSYEELE; encoded by the coding sequence ATGAGAACATTCCGCAATCCGGTGCTGCCGGGCTTCTACCCTGATCCGTCGGCGATCCGCGTAGGAGAAGATTATTATCTTGTCACTTCGAGCTTTGAATTTTTCCCCGGGGTGCCGATCTTTCACAGCAAGGATATGGTGAACTGGCGGCAGCTGGGCCATGTGCTCGACCGCCCATCCCAATTGAATCTCGACAACACCATCCCGTCCATGGGGATCTGGGCACCGACCATCCGTTACCATGAAGGCGTATTCTATATGATTACGACTTATGTCGACAATGATAAGAACCAGCATAATTTCTATGTCACGGCAACCGATCCGGCAGGCGACTGGTCCGATCCGGTATGGCTGGAGGATGCTCCGGGCATCGACCCTTCGCTGTTTTTTGATGAAGACGGCAAAGTGTACTATACCGGTAACCGTGTCCCGCCGGAGGGCCAGGATTATCCGAAGCATATGGATATCTGGCTGCAGGAGATAGATCTTGCCGAAGGAAAGCTGGTCGGACCGAAGCTCAGCATCTGGCAGGGGGCGCTGAAGGTGGGCCATGCGCAGGAAGGCCCGCATCTCTATAAAATCGGGGACTGGTATTATGTCCTGATCGCTGAAGGCGGAACAGGACATACCCACGCGATTACGATTGCCAGAAGCAAGCAGGTAACCGGCCCGTATGAAGGCCATAAAGCCAATCCGATTCTGACACACCGCCATCTCGGCCGCTCCTATCCGATCGTCAATGTCGGACACGGGGAGCTGATTGAAACGCAGCATGGGGAGTGGTGGATGTTCTGTCTGGCCTCACGGACCTGCGGCGGCTATTACCGTAATCTCGGGCGGGAAACCTTCCTGGCACCGGTAGCCTGGGAGAATGAATGGCCGGTAGTGAACCCGGGCAAAGGCGTGCTGGAGTTTGAATCGAAAGCGCCCGATCTGCCGGAAACCGTATGGCCGCAGCCATCGTCACGCGATGATTTTGACGGCGGGGAGCTGGAGCAGATCTGGAACTTCCTGCGTACACCGCGCGGTGAGTTCTGGAGCCTCAGTGCGAAGCCGGGCTTCCTGCGGTTGAATTTAAAGGCGGAACGTCTCACGGAGATTGCGAATCCTTCGTTCGTCGGTAGACGCCAGCAGCATCTGAGCTTCCGCGCGGCCGCCGATCTGACCTTTAAGCCTGCTGCGGAAGGCGAAGTGGCCGGACTGGCACTCATTCAGAATGCCGATCACCATTTCCGTTATGAACTGGGGCTTACGGATGGAGAGCTGCAGCTGCAGCTGACCGAACGCCGCGGCGGCAGTGAGCAGCAGCTTGCTTCAGTGCCTTATGAGGGAGACAGGCTGCAGCTGAAGGTAGAGGCAAGAGGCCAGGATTACAGCTTCTATTATAGAGCTTCAGGGAATGACAAGTGGAGCCTTCTCTGCGGGCAGGCAGACGGCAGGGTACTCAGCACGGATCTCGCGGGCGGTTTCACAGGCGCTTATCTCGGCATGTATGCCAGCTCCCAGGGAGCGGCAAGTACCAGCTATGCCGATTTCGACTGGTTCAGTTATGAAGAGCTGGAATAG
- a CDS encoding glycoside hydrolase family 88 protein → MSTQQTATVQWSRKIADTVLGSCNGQGEHEYILQRWAYVPGMLLMAMGRAGARLGEQEYLSYTKRHMETFIREDGSIRSYRLEEYNLDQINQGKNLFPLYRETGEQRYAEAAHLLAAQLMGHPRTSEGGFWHKKVYPFQMWLDGLYMASPFLAEYGAVFQRLDLIDEAAHQLLLVERKTRDPRTGLLYHGWDESREQEWADSSTGLSSHFWSRAMGWYAMAAVDCLEHFPVTHPKRGTIIGIFQRLCGALVKVQDQESGLWYQVLDQAGRKGNYLEATGSIMFVYAMAKGLRLGYLEPSFKDAMQKGYEGILEHLVTEDEQGVHLHQICHGAGLSIDRNGSYDYYISEAVVSDAPMGIGPLLLASLEVERYLEEQ, encoded by the coding sequence ATGAGTACACAACAAACGGCAACCGTGCAGTGGTCCCGCAAAATTGCCGATACGGTTCTCGGAAGCTGCAACGGACAGGGTGAGCACGAATATATCCTGCAGCGCTGGGCTTATGTGCCGGGCATGCTGCTGATGGCGATGGGGCGGGCCGGTGCCCGGCTCGGTGAGCAGGAGTACCTCTCCTATACGAAGCGGCATATGGAAACTTTTATCCGGGAGGATGGTTCCATCCGTTCCTACAGGCTGGAAGAGTACAACCTGGATCAGATCAACCAGGGCAAAAACCTCTTTCCGCTGTACCGGGAAACGGGGGAACAGCGGTACGCCGAAGCGGCCCATCTGCTGGCCGCGCAGCTGATGGGCCATCCCCGCACCTCAGAGGGCGGCTTCTGGCACAAGAAGGTCTATCCGTTCCAGATGTGGCTGGATGGACTTTACATGGCCTCGCCTTTTCTGGCGGAATATGGTGCAGTGTTCCAGCGCCTGGACCTGATCGATGAAGCCGCCCATCAGCTGCTGCTGGTGGAGCGCAAGACACGCGATCCCCGTACCGGACTGCTCTATCACGGCTGGGATGAATCCCGCGAGCAGGAATGGGCTGATTCATCCACGGGCCTGTCCTCCCATTTCTGGAGCCGGGCAATGGGCTGGTATGCCATGGCGGCAGTGGATTGCCTGGAGCATTTCCCGGTGACCCATCCCAAGCGGGGGACGATCATCGGGATTTTCCAGCGGTTGTGCGGAGCGCTTGTGAAGGTTCAGGATCAGGAGAGCGGCCTGTGGTACCAGGTGCTGGACCAGGCGGGACGGAAGGGTAATTACCTCGAGGCCACCGGCTCCATTATGTTCGTGTATGCGATGGCGAAGGGCTTGCGGCTCGGTTATCTGGAGCCGTCCTTCAAAGATGCCATGCAGAAAGGCTATGAAGGGATATTGGAACACTTAGTTACTGAAGATGAGCAGGGTGTCCATCTGCACCAGATCTGCCATGGGGCAGGACTGAGTATCGACCGCAACGGCTCTTATGACTATTACATTTCAGAAGCGGTGGTATCGGATGCGCCAATGGGCATCGGGCCTTTGCTGCTGGCTTCGCTGGAAGTAGAGCGGTATCTTGAAGAGCAATAA
- a CDS encoding DUF4435 domain-containing protein, producing the protein MKLNEMREQRYTAPVKYTEFTRTFKKSKTALFCFVEGEDSKFYNAHVRNYFVGSEIIFFKSGGKDEVLRLFRLINTKSEYSEVKSLYFVDRDFDDSLNIPQIYETPCYSIENLYTTSEALCRILTSEFGIEYYEDEYEVISDLYFERQIEFHEAALYLNAWIICQKKLISQGKQSRLLLNKLKFNEYFDVSLTKVNSKYDISTIKNTFSEASDINEQDILSEVEQLKNTNLQKSLRGKFELEFLRTFLDKLKTLRCEGNNSFFNKKRKVSITLSRDNLISELAQYAEVPPCLIHYLSHYSEVYKEEQVGA; encoded by the coding sequence ATGAAACTTAATGAGATGAGGGAACAAAGATATACTGCTCCCGTTAAATATACCGAATTCACAAGAACATTTAAAAAATCTAAAACAGCCTTGTTTTGCTTTGTAGAAGGAGAAGATAGTAAATTTTATAACGCCCATGTACGAAATTACTTTGTCGGTTCGGAAATTATTTTCTTTAAGTCTGGGGGAAAGGATGAGGTTCTACGATTATTTAGATTAATAAATACAAAATCTGAGTATTCCGAAGTAAAGTCGCTATACTTTGTAGATAGAGATTTTGATGATAGTCTAAATATACCCCAAATTTATGAAACGCCTTGTTATTCAATTGAAAATTTATACACTACCAGTGAGGCATTATGTCGGATTCTTACCAGTGAATTTGGCATTGAATATTATGAAGATGAATATGAAGTTATTAGTGATCTATATTTTGAAAGACAAATTGAATTTCATGAGGCTGCTTTATACTTAAATGCATGGATTATTTGTCAAAAAAAATTAATTTCACAAGGAAAGCAAAGCAGGCTTCTTTTAAACAAACTAAAATTTAACGAGTACTTTGATGTCAGTTTAACTAAAGTTAACTCTAAATATGATATTTCTACAATTAAGAATACGTTTAGTGAAGCTAGTGATATAAATGAACAGGATATACTATCTGAGGTTGAACAACTAAAAAATACAAACTTACAAAAATCGCTTAGAGGGAAATTCGAGCTTGAATTCCTTCGAACTTTTTTAGATAAGTTAAAGACCCTTAGATGTGAAGGTAACAATTCGTTTTTTAACAAGAAGCGCAAAGTCAGTATTACACTTTCCAGAGATAATCTTATCTCAGAATTGGCACAGTATGCAGAAGTACCTCCTTGTTTAATTCACTACTTGTCTCATTACTCTGAAGTTTATAAAGAAGAACAAGTCGGTGCTTGA
- a CDS encoding pectinesterase family protein, producing MLITVSKNSNEGYSSLQEALDSIPPEHISEVTIRIRPGVYEEKITVRQEAPPILLLGEDPDSTLISWSDNAHTLGPDGEPLGTFRSGTLNVFAENFTAENVTIRNASGPGTGQAVAAFVDAGQAVFRRVRLLGDQDTLYTGKGRQYYDNCYIEGDVDYIFGAATALFERCHLHNKRSRGYITAASTPEAAKFGYVFLDCRITGGAGVSEVYLGRPWRDYAHVAFIRTSMDASVTGEGWHNWGQPGREETSRYEEFASSGPGAHPEARVSWSRQLTPEEAAGYRVLTVLDGWHPEGY from the coding sequence ATGCTGATTACAGTATCCAAAAACAGCAATGAAGGATACAGCAGCCTGCAGGAGGCGCTGGATTCCATTCCCCCGGAGCACATTTCCGAGGTAACCATCCGGATCAGACCCGGTGTATATGAAGAGAAAATTACGGTCCGGCAGGAGGCGCCGCCTATTCTGCTGCTTGGGGAAGACCCGGATTCAACCCTTATCAGCTGGTCCGACAATGCCCATACCCTCGGACCGGACGGGGAGCCGCTCGGTACTTTCCGCTCAGGGACACTGAATGTGTTCGCTGAAAATTTCACCGCCGAGAATGTGACCATCCGCAATGCCTCCGGACCGGGCACGGGGCAGGCTGTAGCGGCATTTGTGGACGCCGGCCAGGCGGTCTTCCGGCGTGTGCGCCTGCTGGGAGACCAGGATACTTTATATACCGGAAAAGGCAGGCAGTACTATGACAATTGCTATATTGAAGGCGATGTGGATTATATTTTTGGCGCTGCTACAGCCTTGTTCGAACGCTGCCATCTGCATAACAAGCGTTCCAGAGGTTACATCACTGCTGCCTCCACACCGGAAGCTGCTAAGTTCGGTTATGTATTTCTCGATTGCCGGATTACCGGAGGAGCGGGCGTAAGCGAAGTATATCTCGGCCGGCCGTGGCGTGACTATGCGCATGTGGCCTTTATCCGCACCAGTATGGATGCTTCGGTCACCGGTGAAGGCTGGCATAACTGGGGTCAGCCCGGCCGCGAGGAGACCAGCCGCTATGAGGAATTTGCCAGCAGCGGGCCCGGAGCCCATCCGGAGGCCAGAGTCTCCTGGTCCCGCCAGCTTACCCCGGAGGAGGCAGCCGGGTACAGAGTCTTGACCGTGCTGGACGGCTGGCATCCTGAAGGCTATTAA
- a CDS encoding AAA family ATPase, whose protein sequence is MNSRVTFFGIYGLFGSRDVKIEFDKDVLIIIGENGAGKTTIMNMFYYTLTCQLEKLHNIDFDKIELHFSSGNWILINKSDLNYYGEEAHEIGATGFLGYLQKHFTIDEFESLLRVVQDPSDRDYENEIRYFSMLLSERTGRSRNSSLSLFRREMMSINPNEVKLFGVSKLKRELSSIIKNEIDEEILYFPTYRRIEEELHKLGYKDESLKFINSNNKLIQFGMNDVNKRFENITSEIKNSAIEWFSKVTGEMLSQLVDGIKVTEDMRNSIKNPEALKIVLDRIGDNISEQDKQNIDNLIKTNQIFSEKHDSLTYFLSNLIKIYDQQRDKDIAIKRFADVCNTYLYGKHIDYNESAVTIQVVQKNGDSIELGDLSSGEKQIVSLFSKLYLESEKNFIILFDEPELSLSIEWQKQLLPDIMNSDKCRLLISVTHSPFIFDNELDEYAVELDKFTNEVEVYVE, encoded by the coding sequence ATGAACAGTAGAGTTACCTTTTTTGGGATTTACGGCCTGTTCGGGTCAAGAGATGTAAAGATAGAATTTGATAAAGATGTACTGATAATTATTGGTGAAAATGGTGCAGGAAAAACAACAATCATGAATATGTTTTATTATACTTTGACATGCCAACTTGAAAAATTACATAACATTGACTTCGATAAAATTGAACTTCATTTTTCTTCAGGCAATTGGATTCTTATCAATAAAAGCGATCTCAATTACTATGGTGAAGAAGCACACGAAATTGGGGCAACTGGATTCCTCGGATACCTTCAGAAACACTTTACTATTGATGAGTTTGAGAGTTTATTACGTGTAGTTCAAGACCCTTCGGACAGAGATTATGAGAATGAAATACGTTATTTCTCAATGTTACTTTCAGAAAGAACGGGAAGAAGCAGAAACTCCAGTCTTTCTTTATTCAGAAGAGAAATGATGTCAATAAACCCCAATGAAGTCAAACTTTTTGGTGTTTCTAAGCTCAAAAGAGAGCTGAGTAGTATCATTAAAAATGAAATAGATGAGGAAATTCTATATTTCCCCACTTATAGAAGGATCGAAGAAGAACTACATAAATTGGGTTACAAAGATGAAAGTCTGAAATTTATTAATAGCAATAATAAATTAATTCAGTTTGGTATGAATGATGTTAATAAACGTTTTGAAAACATTACATCTGAAATAAAAAACTCAGCAATCGAATGGTTTTCTAAAGTTACAGGTGAAATGTTAAGCCAATTGGTAGATGGTATTAAAGTAACTGAAGATATGAGAAACAGTATAAAGAATCCCGAAGCTTTAAAAATTGTATTGGATCGTATTGGCGATAACATTAGTGAGCAAGACAAACAGAATATTGATAACCTTATTAAAACAAATCAAATTTTCTCAGAAAAACATGACTCTTTAACCTACTTTCTTTCAAACCTAATTAAAATTTATGATCAACAGAGAGATAAAGATATCGCTATAAAAAGATTTGCTGATGTATGCAATACTTACTTGTATGGTAAACACATCGATTATAATGAAAGTGCTGTAACAATTCAGGTTGTTCAGAAAAATGGAGATAGTATAGAACTTGGCGATTTATCATCAGGAGAAAAACAAATAGTATCGCTATTTTCGAAACTATACCTTGAATCCGAAAAAAATTTCATTATATTATTTGATGAACCTGAATTATCCCTGTCTATAGAATGGCAAAAACAACTCCTACCAGATATTATGAATTCTGATAAATGTCGACTCTTAATAAGTGTTACACATTCTCCATTTATATTTGATAATGAACTGGATGAATATGCTGTGGAACTCGATAAATTCACCAATGAAGTTGAGGTATATGTCGAATGA
- a CDS encoding DinB family protein translates to MAAKTNEQLVLEFHSFIPYVQSIQHLEDALWEAPVKPGKWSLKEMLCHIMRWDQYFYEEAFAKVKAGQPLTAKHLNFNEFNAKAIEYAQTVTLQEIIRQLIEYRSKMIDDMTGITDAEFLTTYPDGDGKPFSYRGHLRGFIPHDKHHKKQIQQYIQSAALT, encoded by the coding sequence GTGGCAGCAAAAACAAACGAACAGCTGGTGCTTGAATTTCACTCTTTTATCCCCTACGTTCAGTCTATTCAGCATCTGGAAGATGCGCTGTGGGAGGCTCCGGTCAAGCCCGGGAAATGGTCACTGAAAGAAATGCTGTGTCACATCATGCGCTGGGATCAGTATTTTTATGAAGAGGCGTTCGCCAAAGTAAAAGCGGGACAACCGTTAACCGCGAAGCATCTGAACTTCAATGAATTCAACGCCAAGGCGATCGAGTACGCTCAAACCGTAACCCTGCAGGAGATCATCCGCCAGCTGATAGAGTACCGCAGCAAAATGATTGATGACATGACCGGGATCACCGACGCTGAGTTTCTGACCACTTACCCTGACGGTGACGGCAAGCCTTTCAGCTACCGCGGACATCTGAGAGGATTCATCCCGCATGACAAGCATCATAAGAAGCAGATTCAGCAGTACATACAATCCGCCGCATTAACGTAG
- a CDS encoding glycoside hydrolase family 28 protein gives MSVSTNTMAYPLPELPQIPDRVFTITDYGAEAGGLALSTAAIQSALDDCAAAGGGKVVIPSGLWRTGPLTLHSRMNLHAERGALVLFVPDPELYPLIPSHFEGTLGWRCQAPLDGEGLNDVAITGEGIFDGSGEGWRPVKRFKMTALQWEKLTASGGVVDAEEEIWWPSREAMEGGTLTAMLRERNETAKEAYLPARHYLRPALLSLRNCKRVLLEGPTFQNSPAWCLHPMGCEQVTVRKIQVRNPWYSQNGDGIDLESCSHALVEHCSFDVGDDAICLKSGKDAEGRRLGMPCRYITIRHCTVYHGHGGVVIGSEMSGGVHAVRVSDCVFIGTDIGLRFKSARGRGGVVEDIEMENITMSGIIHEAVSFHMFYAGVEGSEGFDAEVFPVTEETPQFRSITLRNIACHGASTALLVNGLPEMPLAGLTVQNLRAVSRKGMVLRHAEDLTFTGVQLKTEETPKVHIHMCSNVSLGQLENPDVTP, from the coding sequence ATGAGCGTTAGTACGAATACCATGGCCTATCCGCTGCCTGAGCTGCCGCAGATTCCGGACCGGGTCTTTACGATCACCGACTATGGTGCGGAAGCTGGGGGGCTGGCGCTGAGCACCGCTGCTATCCAGTCCGCACTGGATGACTGCGCGGCCGCCGGGGGAGGCAAGGTGGTTATTCCTTCCGGCCTTTGGCGCACGGGCCCGCTGACCCTGCACAGCCGGATGAATCTGCATGCCGAACGCGGAGCCCTGGTCCTGTTCGTCCCTGACCCGGAGCTGTATCCGCTGATTCCCTCCCACTTCGAGGGAACGTTAGGCTGGCGCTGCCAGGCACCGCTGGACGGAGAGGGACTTAACGATGTGGCAATAACCGGAGAGGGGATCTTTGACGGCAGCGGCGAGGGCTGGCGCCCGGTCAAACGGTTCAAAATGACAGCGCTGCAGTGGGAAAAGCTGACCGCCTCCGGAGGCGTGGTGGATGCTGAGGAGGAGATTTGGTGGCCTTCCCGTGAAGCCATGGAAGGGGGGACGCTGACCGCAATGCTGCGGGAGCGGAATGAAACCGCGAAGGAGGCGTATCTGCCGGCGCGCCATTATCTCCGTCCGGCGCTGCTCAGTCTGCGTAACTGCAAGCGTGTGCTGCTGGAAGGACCGACGTTCCAGAATTCACCGGCATGGTGTCTCCACCCCATGGGCTGCGAGCAGGTTACGGTACGCAAGATTCAGGTGCGCAATCCGTGGTATTCGCAGAACGGTGACGGTATCGATCTGGAGAGCTGCAGCCATGCTCTTGTCGAGCACTGCAGCTTCGACGTGGGCGATGATGCGATCTGTCTGAAGTCGGGCAAAGACGCGGAAGGCCGCCGGCTGGGTATGCCGTGCCGCTATATTACAATCCGGCACTGCACGGTCTATCATGGTCACGGCGGTGTGGTCATCGGAAGTGAAATGTCCGGCGGGGTTCATGCAGTGAGGGTCAGCGACTGCGTATTCATCGGCACGGATATCGGGCTGAGGTTCAAAAGCGCCCGCGGCAGAGGCGGGGTCGTAGAGGATATTGAGATGGAGAATATTACGATGAGCGGAATTATACACGAGGCGGTATCCTTCCATATGTTCTATGCCGGTGTTGAAGGCTCGGAAGGCTTCGATGCTGAGGTATTCCCGGTTACCGAGGAAACGCCGCAGTTCCGCAGCATCACACTCAGGAACATCGCCTGCCACGGGGCTTCAACTGCGCTTTTGGTGAACGGATTGCCGGAGATGCCGCTTGCCGGGCTGACCGTCCAGAACCTCCGCGCGGTGAGCCGTAAGGGGATGGTCCTGCGCCATGCCGAAGACCTCACATTTACCGGCGTACAGCTAAAGACCGAAGAGACACCCAAAGTACATATACATATGTGCAGTAATGTCTCTCTGGGACAGCTTGAGAACCCGGACGTTACTCCCTGA